The segment TTGAAGCCATGCGTTCTACCTTAGCCGGCGATTATTTTAAACGCCTGCAGTTCGCCATTAGAACCGGTAGTAAAGTTGACCGCAACCTAGCCGATGCCGTGGCGGGTGCCATGAAAACCTGGGCCTTGAGCCGCGGAGCTACTCACTACACCCACTGGTTCCAGCCGCTTACTGGTGAAACAGCTGAAAAACACGACTCTTTCTTTGACTTGAGCTCAGACGGTCGCGCCATTGAAGTGTTTAAGGGAAGTGCCCTGGTACAACAAGAGCCAGATGCCTCTTCTTTCCCTAGTGGTGGTATCCGGAACACGTTTGAGGCCCGCGGATATACTGCCTGGGACCCAACCTCCCCAGCTTTCATCATTGAGAACGCTGGTGCCAAAACTCTTTGTATTCCTACCATCTTTGTTTCTTATACCGGTGAGGCGCTTGATTACAAAGCTCCTTTGCTGAAAAGTTTAACTCAGGTAGAGAAAGCCGCGGTAGATGTGTGCCAATACTTTGACAAAGATGTCACCAAAGTGACCACTACCTTGGGTATTGAGCAGGAGTATTTTCTGGTGGACCGTGCGTTGTTTGATGCCCGTCCGGACCTGGTGATGACGGGTAGAACCGTATTTGGCCATGAGCCCGCCAAAGGTCAGCAGTTAGAAGACCACTACTTTGGTGCCATTCCTTCCCGCGTGCACGCGTTCATGATTGACTTTGAGGCGGAGTCCCATAAACTGGGTATTCCGTTGAGAACCCGTCACAACGAGGTGGCTCCAAACCAGTTTGAGTGCGCTCCTACCTTTGAAGAAGCGAACCTGGCTGTGGATCATAATCAGTTGTTAATGGATATCTTAGAAAGGGTGGCTGAAAAGCATCACTTTAAGGTATTGTTGCACGAAAAACCTTTCAAAGGCGTAAACGGAAGCGGCAAGCACAACAACTGGGCCCTTAGCACAGACACCGGTGTTAACCTGTTAGGGCCTGGCCGTCGTCCTAAAGAAAACCTTCAGTTCCTTACCTTCTTTATCACCACGGTGAAAGCCGTTCACCGCTATGCGGATTTGCTGCGCGCCAGCATCGCCTCAGCTAGCAATGACCACCGTCTTGGTGCGAACGAAGCACCACCAGCCATCATGTCTGTGTTCATCGGGAAGAAATTAACCGAGGTTTTAGATGAACTGGAGCGTACTGCAAAGTTACCGTTAGACAAAGGCGATAACGTGTACCTGAAACTGGGTATTGACAAAATCCCTGAAATCTTACTTGACAACACAGACCGTAACCGTACCTCACCGTTCGCTTTCACCGGAAATAAGTTTGAGTTCAGAGCCGTAGGTTCTTCTGCCAACAGCTCAAATGCCATGACCACGCTCAACGCTATCGTTGCGGACCAGTTAATCGACTTCAAAAACAGCGTGGACGAGATGATGGCCCAAGGCAAGAAAAAAGAAGTAGCCATTATTGATGTGCTGCGCGAGTATGTGATTTCTTCCAAAGCCATCCGGTTTGAGGGAAATGGCTATTCTAAAGAGTGGGAAGAAGAAGCGGAGCGTCGCGGTCTGAGCAATATTCGCAAGACACCACAAGCTTTGGATAAACTGGTGGATGAAACGGCTATGGAACTCTTTACCAAGCATAACATTTTCAACGCCCGAGAGTTACACGCCCGCCACGAAATTTTGCTTGAAGACTACATCAAACGTGTGCAGATTGAGTCGCGGGTGATGGGTGACCTGGCCATGAACCACATCATTCCTACGGCTATTGCTTACCAGACCAAATTGGTACAAAACATCAAAGGTCTGCGTGAAATTGGGTTAGATAACGATGAGTACATCAACAC is part of the Rufibacter tibetensis genome and harbors:
- a CDS encoding glutamine synthetase III family protein, whose amino-acid sequence is MAILRFKALELVNQRTPVEVKLPSDKISDYYGSNVFGIEAMRSTLAGDYFKRLQFAIRTGSKVDRNLADAVAGAMKTWALSRGATHYTHWFQPLTGETAEKHDSFFDLSSDGRAIEVFKGSALVQQEPDASSFPSGGIRNTFEARGYTAWDPTSPAFIIENAGAKTLCIPTIFVSYTGEALDYKAPLLKSLTQVEKAAVDVCQYFDKDVTKVTTTLGIEQEYFLVDRALFDARPDLVMTGRTVFGHEPAKGQQLEDHYFGAIPSRVHAFMIDFEAESHKLGIPLRTRHNEVAPNQFECAPTFEEANLAVDHNQLLMDILERVAEKHHFKVLLHEKPFKGVNGSGKHNNWALSTDTGVNLLGPGRRPKENLQFLTFFITTVKAVHRYADLLRASIASASNDHRLGANEAPPAIMSVFIGKKLTEVLDELERTAKLPLDKGDNVYLKLGIDKIPEILLDNTDRNRTSPFAFTGNKFEFRAVGSSANSSNAMTTLNAIVADQLIDFKNSVDEMMAQGKKKEVAIIDVLREYVISSKAIRFEGNGYSKEWEEEAERRGLSNIRKTPQALDKLVDETAMELFTKHNIFNARELHARHEILLEDYIKRVQIESRVMGDLAMNHIIPTAIAYQTKLVQNIKGLREIGLDNDEYINTTLETIKDISGHLTTIKNTVDAMIEQRKVANKIEDTRERAIMYTDEVLGFFDTLRYSVDKLELIVEDEQWPLVKYREMLFRH